Part of the bacterium genome is shown below.
GGCGCTTGCCAGCCATAACGGTCCGCCGCAAGAACGCGGGAAACGACTCAAGCGGCAAATTGCGATTCAACGCTTCTTCGACTTCGATGTGACCGCGCGAATGGACGTTTCCAACGATAACCGTCGTCCGGCCGTCCGTAGGCAGATTTGCTGTTGAATATGGCGTCGCGGCCGCGATGTCCGCGCGACGAAGCAGCGAGGCCGCCGGTTCGTAGATGCTTTGGTCTGAACCGCTCACCTCGAAGCCTGCCTGCCGCAAGAGGATTGCCACGTTCGCCATGGCAATGCCGCCGATTCCAAGCAAATAGACCGACTGATTAGCCAGCATGAGTGAACGCTGTGGCGTGCCGCAGCTCGGCCGCCTTCAGTGTATTACTCATCAGCAAAGCAATCGTCATCGGGCCGACGCCGCCGGGAACCGGTGTAATTGCACCCGCGACTGTCGCGACTTGCTCGAATTGCACATCGCCGCACAGACCGCCTCCAGCGCTGTCCGGGCGGCGATGAATGCCGACGTCAATCACGACCGCGCCTTGTTTCACCATGTCCGCGGTAACGAAGTGCGGCTGGCCGATGGCGACGATCAATATGTCCGCGCCGCTCGTGATCTTGGCGAGATTCCGGCTGCGCGAGTGACATATAGTAACGGTTGCATCACCGAATTCGCCCTTCGACGACAACAGCGTCGCGATCGGTCTGCCGACAAGATTCGAACGACCCAAGACCACCGCGTGCTTGCCCGACGTTTGAACTCCAGTGGATCGCAGCAGCTCGACTATACCGGCCGGAGTGCATGGCACAAAGCGAGGGCGACCAAGTGCCAATAGCCCGGCATTGACCGGATGCAATCCGTCCACATCCTTGGCGGGATCTATGGCGTCAATAACTTCATCGCTGTCCAAGTGCTTCGGCAATGGAAGTTGGACGAGAATGCCGTGAAAGCGTTGGTCAGCGTTGAGTCTGGCAATCGTATCAAGAAGCTCGCTGCGTGAGGTTGCGGCAGGCAGCACAACGGTTTCCGAGAACATGCCAAGCTTAGCGCAGGCCTTGCCCTTCGATTTCACGTACACGGCCGATGCGGGGTCGTCGCCTACCAGGACAACAGCAAGCCCGGGTGTGACTCCCGTACGTGCGTGAAAGTCCACAACGCGGAGCTTAAGTGTTTCCTGTAACGCGGCACCGATGGCCGATCCATCTATTCGAGTACTCATGTTGCTATAATTTGGGCCCGGCGGCACGGCAATAGCCTTTGGCATATTGCCGGAGGTGAAGATAGTCTAACAAGACACGCGGCAGACGGAATCTCCGTAGACTCTGCGCGATGGATAGCATGGTGGTGTAAATGAGCGCCGAGCAGAGCAGGCGGTGTAACAACCGCGTCGGCCTGGAAAATTGATCCGGTTGAAAAGGATTGTGATAGAGCCAGTCGAGATTAAGTTCGCGGAACAGCTGAGGATGTTTTCCTAACAGTCGCGGAATGCTGCCTGCACCGTAGGCCTCGATCACTCGCATGACTTCTTGTAACGTGCGAAAGTGGTGGTGAACTGCCAACGCCTGCGGCGCGCCAATGATCGGGACTCCCGCCCGTTCGAGTCGAACTCCCAAGTCTAAGTCCTCCCCGCCCCATTGATCAAATTGTTCGTCAAACAGCCCAATGTCTATAAGCACATCACGCGGAACAGAACAATTGCGGGTGAGGAAGTAGCGGCCCGGCAGCATGGTTCCGATTGGGAGTTTAGCTGCACCACTACCATCAAGATAGGTGCTGATTGCGCGGTATTCCGGGTCCGGCGCGAAGATTGATTTGCCGACTATGGCACGGACGCCTGGTGCATGCGCGTCGGAGTGCCGAACAAGAAAGTCCGGTGAGATCGTGTGGTCGCCGTCAATCATGACGACGATACGCCCACGCGATTCCAGGATGCCGCGATTGCGTGCCGCGGAACGATTGCAATCATGCGACAGGATCACCGGTCGCAGCCGAGCATCGCTCTGTGCCAGTAACCAGTCGGCAGTTTGGTCCTGCGAGTTACACTCAACGACGATAACTTCATAGTCGTCCGGCGCAAAACTCTGGTCCAGCAGTTGTCCAATCAAACGTTCAATCAACAAGCGTTGATTGAAACTGATCACAACGACGCTGAGCGTCATGCCGCGGCCAATCCCAACTTCTGATAATGCGCGTACAATGTGTCCACGACACGTCGAACCTCGTGCCGCTCGTCAACCCAAGCGCGTCCGCGTGCGGCCAGATCGGCACAGCGTGCCGGATTGTCGACGAGGGCCCGCAATACATCACTAATTGATGCCGGATCGGCCTGTACGAATGGATGGTCGCCAATAAGCTGCGACATGGCGGCCGGTACATTGGTTACCACGGGAATTCCCATCGCCAGCGCCTCCACCCCACTCATTCCATAACCCCATCCACCCTCGTTCGTCAACTGATCCACGAATAGATCGCAGGATTCCTTGGCGGCCAGCGCCTGGTCGTGGGTCATGTTCTGGATTAGAACAAGCTCGACGCGATGCGTCCTCGACAGCTCGGCTACTGCGCGTTGCACATGCGCCGTGCCCTTTTGCGGATTGCGCGCGGCGTGACCGATACGCAAGACCGTTCCGGGCGCGTACGGCTTTGCCTTGAAACGGGAGAGGTCCAACGGCAGATACTGGTAGCACAGGCGCCGGTCAATTGCAGCGAGATCCCATTCAGGAGTCAAACGCAGATCTGTGATACGATCCACGGCCGGAATATACCCGCGCGACCGCAGGTCGGAACCGTGGTAATAGGCGATAATCGGCTTGCCGAGAGACTTGAAAGTCCGCGCGAAACGGGCATCGCGTGTGAAATCCGCGCCGCCATCGAGGTGCAAGACATCGAACGCGAAGAGCTCATGCTGACGAATGGCGGCGTTGATCTTACGCCAGTTGCGTTCGTCGCGCAAGGCATGGAGCGCACGAGCTACCGGATTCGGAGTCCAGTGCGGCAACCGATCCTCTACGACGCGCGACGGAATTGCATGAGGGTCGTGGGCCACAAGTTTGCGCAGTCCGCGCACCCAACCATGGTTCGGCATTCCGTGCAAGTTCAGGCAAATGTCGTCGGGAAAATCCCAGCGGCTGTGCCAGAAAGTGATGAAACGGCATGTGTCACCGCGGCGCTCGTGTTCGCGTTTGAACAAAGACAGAGTGCCGGATACATGCTCCGGCGCCAAGTAGAGAATCTTCATGCGCCGAACATACGCCGCACCGTGCGCAACTCTTGCGGAGTGAAAAATCTGAGTGCAACAAGCACTAACGGAAACGCCACTGCAAGTCCAAGGCGGGCAGGCACGGACAGATCGATGTACGAGGCCGTCAGGATGAACAGCGATCCGACTCCAAAGAGCAGCAAGATGCGCGGCCACTCGTAAGGAATCGGATAGAGGCGATTGGCGACGTTGAAGATCAGCATGGCCTGCACGATGAATGCGGCAAGCGTCACCCAAGCGGACGCGAGCATTCCATACCTTGGAACAAGCAGCAGGTTGCCGACGATTGTAACAGCGGCCGCCGCGCCAGTGACCATGGGAAGCCGCCGGGTTGCCTTCTTCAAGAAAATGCCGACCATCAAGTTGGCGTAAATACCATCAAAGATGTGGGCAAAGAGAATCAACGGGAAAACGGTGAACCCTGCCCAGAATGCGGGCGCGATGATCTGTCCGACAATCGGGAGATCAGCGGTCAGCAGCGGTTGTGCCAGCAGCGAGAGCCATACCGTGAAGCACATTGAGGCCAGCACGTAATACGTGAGGACCTTGGAGAATAGCACGGG
Proteins encoded:
- a CDS encoding glycosyltransferase, coding for MTLSVVVISFNQRLLIERLIGQLLDQSFAPDDYEVIVVECNSQDQTADWLLAQSDARLRPVILSHDCNRSAARNRGILESRGRIVVMIDGDHTISPDFLVRHSDAHAPGVRAIVGKSIFAPDPEYRAISTYLDGSGAAKLPIGTMLPGRYFLTRNCSVPRDVLIDIGLFDEQFDQWGGEDLDLGVRLERAGVPIIGAPQALAVHHHFRTLQEVMRVIEAYGAGSIPRLLGKHPQLFRELNLDWLYHNPFQPDQFSRPTRLLHRLLCSALIYTTMLSIAQSLRRFRLPRVLLDYLHLRQYAKGYCRAAGPKL
- the folD gene encoding bifunctional methylenetetrahydrofolate dehydrogenase/methenyltetrahydrofolate cyclohydrolase FolD, which gives rise to MSTRIDGSAIGAALQETLKLRVVDFHARTGVTPGLAVVLVGDDPASAVYVKSKGKACAKLGMFSETVVLPAATSRSELLDTIARLNADQRFHGILVQLPLPKHLDSDEVIDAIDPAKDVDGLHPVNAGLLALGRPRFVPCTPAGIVELLRSTGVQTSGKHAVVLGRSNLVGRPIATLLSSKGEFGDATVTICHSRSRNLAKITSGADILIVAIGQPHFVTADMVKQGAVVIDVGIHRRPDSAGGGLCGDVQFEQVATVAGAITPVPGGVGPMTIALLMSNTLKAAELRHATAFTHAG
- a CDS encoding glycosyltransferase family 4 protein, whose product is MKILYLAPEHVSGTLSLFKREHERRGDTCRFITFWHSRWDFPDDICLNLHGMPNHGWVRGLRKLVAHDPHAIPSRVVEDRLPHWTPNPVARALHALRDERNWRKINAAIRQHELFAFDVLHLDGGADFTRDARFARTFKSLGKPIIAYYHGSDLRSRGYIPAVDRITDLRLTPEWDLAAIDRRLCYQYLPLDLSRFKAKPYAPGTVLRIGHAARNPQKGTAHVQRAVAELSRTHRVELVLIQNMTHDQALAAKESCDLFVDQLTNEGGWGYGMSGVEALAMGIPVVTNVPAAMSQLIGDHPFVQADPASISDVLRALVDNPARCADLAARGRAWVDERHEVRRVVDTLYAHYQKLGLAAA